A window of the Xenopus laevis strain J_2021 chromosome 9_10L, Xenopus_laevis_v10.1, whole genome shotgun sequence genome harbors these coding sequences:
- the rgs9bpl.L gene encoding RGS9-1 anchoring protein R9AP like L homeolog isoform X1 → MSAPEVSNAGPTLLHPNTRTLTLRGIRGHAAEESSQGAVSDCKKMHTSLNKVTACYRQLVLCVGGTSDCTRLREELEESRKKAFDLSTDLRNMLMVLLMNEGISQEDRVKLERIWVLFLSTLEFFQQDLCKAHHLCQLFPLHGRRKRLVNTGVIGKTSEVAYRARNIKSPSSSRMQENQQRTERPCSPDLAGQIEHMERMLHDMQMKVSIPIWTVEATEEAWAEVASTCDLDECSDNEILAGEDITSRGCCAHGQSLPRPLCMVS, encoded by the exons ATGTCTGCTCCTGAAGTTTCCAATGCAGGACCAACTCTGCTGCACCCCAACACCAGGACTTTAACACTACGTGGAATCAGGGGACATGCAGCAGAAGAAAGCAGCCAGGGAGCAGTGTCAGACTGTAAGAAAATGCACACCTCCCTTAACAAAGTGACTGCCTGCTACCGCCAACTGGTGCTGTGTGTTGGAGGCACGTCCGACTGTACTCGACTGAGGGAGGAATTGGAGGAGAGCAGGAAAAAGGCATTTGATCTGAGCACTG ATCTGAGGAACATGCTGATGGTCTTATTAATGAATGAGGGGATTAGCCAAGAAGACCGTGTCAAGCTGGAACGAATTTGGGTTCTCTTCCTCTCAACACTTGAGTTCTTCCAGCAGGATCTGTGCAAAGCCCACCACCTTTGCCAGCTTTTTCCGCTGCATGGACGACGCAAGAGACTAGTAAACACAGGGGTGATTGGCAAGACCTCAGAGGTGGCCTACAGGGCTAGGAACATTAAATCTCCCAGCAGTAGCAGAATGCAGGAGAACCAGCAGCGAACAGAGAGACCCTGCTCTCCAGACCTCGCTGGGCAGATCGAACACATGGAGAGGATGTTACATGACATGCAGATGAAAGTCAGTATCCCTATCTGGACTGTGGAGGCCACAGAGGAGGCCTGGGCAGAAGTCGCTTCCACTTGTGATTTAGATGAGTGCTCAGACAATGAGATCCTGGCAGGAGAGGACATTACCAGCAGGGGTTGCTGTGCTCATGGCCAGTCTCTGCCCAGGCCTCTTTGTATGGTCTCATAA
- the ube2c.L gene encoding ubiquitin-conjugating enzyme E2 C: MASQNVDPAAASSVASRKGQESGTSAARGSVGKRLQQELMTLMMSGDKGISAFPESDNLFKWIGTIDGAVGTVYEDLRYKLSLEFPSGYPYNAPTVKFVTPCFHPNVDSHGNICLDILKDKWSALYDVRTILLSLQSLLGEPNNESPLNPYAAELWQNQTAYKKHLHEQYQKQVREKEI, translated from the exons ATGGCTTCCCAGAATGTGGATCCAGCTGCGGCCAGTTCTGTGGCTTCAAGGAAAGGACAAGAGTCGGGCACGTCGGCTGCTCGTGGCTCTGTAGGAAAGAG GTTGCAGCAGGAGCTGATGACCTTAATG ATGTCTGGAGACAAGGGCATTTCGGCATTTCCAGAATCTGATAACCTGTTTAAGTGGATTGGAACTATTGATGGAGCCGTTGGCACG GTGTATGAGGACCTGAGGTATAAGCTGTCCCTGGAATTCCCCAGTGGCTACCCTTACAATGCTCCCACTGTGAAATTTGTCACCCCGTGCTTCCATCCAAATGTGGATAGTCATGGAAACATCTGCCTTGACATCCTGAAAGACAAATGGTCAGCGCTTTATGACGTCCGAACCATTCTTTTGTCATTACAGAGCTTGCTGGGAG AGCCgaataatgaaagtcctttgaaTCCATACGCTGCAGAACTCTGGCAGAATCAGACTG cttACAAGAAGCACCTCCACGAGCAGTACCAGAAGCAGGTCCGAGAAAAAGAAATCTga